TTGAAAAAATGGGCAGGTGAGTAACATGAATTTTTCTGAATTAAAAGAATTATTAGCACAATTTGATGAGTCATCGGTACGATATATTGATTTATCAAATGGCGATTTTCATTTAGTTTTAAATAAAGATAAAGCAGAATTTGTGGCAGCTGCTCAAAATATAGCGTCACAAGCAATCGCAACCACGCCAATGGAAGAAAAAACTGTGGTTGAAACTGTTAGCACAGCCCCAGTGGTTGAAAGGGTCGTGGAAGAAATTGACGCTGCATCAAATACAGGGCATGAGATTACCTCACCTCTTGTGGGAGTTATCTATTTAAAACCAGCCCCTGATCAACCGGAATTCAAGCAAGTCGGCGATCAAGTCAAAAAAGGTGACGTCTTATGTATCGTTGAAGCAATGAAAGTGATGAACGAAATAGTAAGTGATCGCGATGGTGTCATTGGATCAGTTTTAGTAGCAAATGAATCAGTAGTCGAATATGGCCAAAGCTTGTTCACTATCCAATAGTAGGAGGAAAAATAAATGCAATTAAATGTACAAGAAATTATGGAAATTATCCCAAATCGTTACCCAATCATGATGGTAGACCGCGTGTTAGAGTTAGAACCAGGTAAACACGTTGTAGCTATTAAAAACGTGACTTATAATGAGCACTTTTTCCCAGGACATTTCCCTGGTGAACCTGTGATGCCAGGTGTTTTAATCTTAGAAGCATTAGCACAAACAGGTTCAATTCCATTACTTAAAAGTGAAGAGTTCGAAGGTCAAACTGGTTACTTAGGTGGGATTGATAAAGTAAAATTCCGTCAAAAAGTGGTTCCAGGAGACGTTTTACGTATGGAAATGGAAATTATTAAACGTAAAGGTAACATCGGAGTTGGTAAAGCAACAGCATCTGTTGATGGCAAAGTGGTTTGTTCAGCCTTGATGACATTTATTATTGGAGCAAAATAATATGATTAAAAAAGTTTTGATTGCCAATCGTGGCGAAATCGCAGTTCGAATTATCAGAACGTGTCGTGAACTAGGCATTCAAACGGTTGCTGTTTTCTCTGAAGCTGATCGTTACGCTTTACATACTGAATTAGCAGATGAAGCAGTTTGTATTGGACCGGCTCGTTCAACAGATTCCTACTTAAATATGGAAAATATCTTGAGTGCAGCAATTAACCTAGGGGCGGATGCAATCCACCCTGGGTTTGGTTTTTTAGCAGAAAACAGTCGTTTTGCTGAGATGTGTGAAGCGTGTCAAATCAAGTTTATTGGGCCTAAAGCTCAGACGATTGATGAGATGGGGAACAAAATCAATGCACGTCGCTTGATGATTGAAGCGGGTGTACCCGTTATTCCTGGTAGTGATGGTGTCATTGCGACTGTTGAAGAAGCAGAGGCAATTGCAAGTCAAATTGGTTTTCCAGTGATGCTTAAAGCGGCAGCTGGTGGTGGCGGCAAAGGAATTCGAAAAGTGTTATCAGAGCAAGAATTAGGCGCTCATTTTCAATCAGCTCAGCAAGAGGCTTTAGCGGCATTTGGAAATGGTGACATGTATTTAGAAAAAATCATCTACCCAGCAAAACACATTGAAGTCCAAATTTTAGGCGATCAATTTGGGCATATTATTCATCTAGGGGAGCGTGATTGTTCTCTACAACGTAACAATCAAAAAGTCTTAGAAGAAGCGCCAGCCTTTAGTTTACCTACTGATATTCGTGAACAAATTGGTCAAGCAGCCATTAAAGCAGCCCAAGCAGTTCGCTATGAAAATGCCGGCACAATCGAGTTTTTAGTTGATGAAGACAATCGTTTTTATTTCATGGAAATGAACACACGCATTCAAGTAGAACATCCTGTAACAGAAATGATTACCGGAATTGATATTGTGGCGCAGCAGCTTAAAATTGCAAGTGGGCTTGAGCTATCAATTCAGCAAGAGGACGTGCATTTCCAAGGTCATGCGATTGAATGTCGAATTAATGCTGAAAATCCACGTTTTAACTTTGCGCCTTTCCCAGGACCAATTAAGGAATTAATTTTACCTGGTGGTGGCTTAGGCGTTCGCGTCGATAGCGCTGTGTATCAAGGTTATACGATCCCTTCCTATTATGATTCGATGATTGCTAAAGTGATTACACATGGCAAAACGCGAGAGGAAGCATTGAATAAAATGCATCGTGCACTTGTTGAATTAGTGATTGAAGGGGTGTTAACGAATCAAGAATTTCAGATGGATTTGATTAGTCATCCATCAATTCGTCAAGGTCTCTATACAACCGCTTTTTTACAAGAAACATTCTTACCTGAGTGGTTAAATGTGGCTGAGGAAGAATAAATGAAATGGAAGGAGGCAAGTGTAAATGGCCCTTTTTAAAAAGAAACAATACATTAAACTGAATCCTTCACCTATCGTGCAGGAAGATAATCAGCCGAAACCTTCCGTTCCCAATAATTTATGGGAAAAATGTCCAAGCTGTAAAAAAATTATTTATACAAAAGACTTGGGTCCAACTAAAACGTGTCAAAATTGTGGCTATTGTTTCCGCTTAAGTTGTCGCGACCGTTTGTTTATGACCGTTGATGAAGGCTCATTTGAAGAATGGGATACAGACATTGTGCCTGTGAATCCAATTGGTTTTCCGGATTATCAAGAGAAAGTGAAACAGACGCAAGCGAAAACGGGATTACATGAAGCGGTTATGACAGGTCAAGCATTGATAGAAGACCAGCCCGTTGTAATCGCTGTGATGGATAGTCAGTTCATCATGGGAAGTATGGGACATGTGGTAGGTGAAAAAATTACGCGCGCTTTTGAACGTGCGCGTGATTTAAATTTACCTGTCGTGATTTTTACGGCTTCAGGTGGTGCACGTATGCAAGAAGGGATAATTTCGTTAATGCAGATGGCAAAAATTTCTGCGGCTGTTAAACGTCATTCAGAAAGTGGGTTATTGTATATCACGGTTTTAACGGATCCTACTACGGGTGGTGTCACGGCTAGTTTTGCAATGCAAGGAGACATTATTTTGGCCGAGCCACAAGCGACTATTGGCTTTGCTGGTCGTCGAGTCATTGAACAAACGATTCGTCAAGAATTGCCAGAAGAATTCCAAAAAGCAGAATTCTTATTAGAAAAAGGCTTTGTCGATAAAATCGTGGAACGACATGAATTACGACGAACACTTGCACATTTATTAGCGTTTCATCAAGGAGGACCGTCAGTATGACAAATCGTAAAAAAGCTAATGAACTAGTAGCCTTAGCCCGTCATCCTAAACGATTCACCCCATTAGAATACATTGAAGATATTTTCGATAACTTCATCGAATTTCATGGTGATCGCTATTACGGAGAAGATGCTGCTGTGGTTGGTGGGATTGCTTATTTAAATGAGCAACCTGTGACGGTGATTGGGATACAAAAGGGACGTGACTTAGAGGAGAATCTAAAACGCAATTTTGGCTCTCCCCATCCTGAAGGGTATCGTAAAGCATTACGTCTAATGAAACAGGCGGAGAAGTTCAATCGTCCTGTGATTACCTTTATTAACACACCTGGGGCTTTTTGTGGTATTGAGGCTGAAGAACGTGGTGAAGGTGAAGCCATTGCTCGTAATTTATACGAGATGAGCGATTTGAAAGTGCCCATCATCTCTGTTTTTTGTGGTGAAGGTGGAAGTGGCGGCGCGATTGCTTTAGGCGTTGCGGATCAAGTATTAATGTTAGAATACAGTGTTTACTCCATTCTTTCTCCTGAAGGTTTTGCTTCGATTTTGTGGAAGGATAGTAGTCGAGCGTCTGAGGCCGCTGAGATGATGAAATTAACCTCTTACGATTTGGCTCAATTAAAGGTGATTGATAAAATTATACCTGAACAATTAGAAGGTAAGTCTATTGAGCAAGTGACGATTAATACGTATTTGAAACATGAATTGCTGAAAAGCGTTCAAACGTTACAAAATTTAGCAATCGATGAGATGCTAGAGAAACGTTATCAACGTTTTAGACAATATTAATCATAGTAAAAAAGCACGGCAGATAGAACTAGTCCACTTTAGTGGGACAGTTCTATTGTCGATGCTCTTTTTTTATAAAATGATGAAACACCAGAAGAATAGTGTTATAATTCTACTAAATATTTAGTTATCTAAGGGGGAAACATGAAACAATTCAGTCAGGTTAAGAAACTCACTTTTTCTGCTATTTTAGTCGCAATCGGTATCTTAATTCCCATGGTGATGCCAATCAAGTTGATGATTGAACCGGTGTCGTTTACGTTAGCTAGTCACGTGCCAATCTTTTTAGCGATGTTTATCTCACCGGGAGTGGCAATAGCCGTTGCTTTAGGAACTGGTTTTGGCTTTTTATTATCATTTCCAATAACGATTGCTTTACGTGCATTCTCACATATCGTGTTTGCTTATTTAGGTGCTTTATTCTTACAAAAAAATCCAGCCATTATTCGCAGTAAGCAAAAGAACTTTTGGTTCGCGTTTATTATTGGCGTCATCCATGCAGTGGTTGAAGCCTTGGTCGTCTTTGTTCTTTTTATCAACAAAGGTTTGCCAGGTGCCGAATATACAACGGCATATATCACGAATATGTTATTGATTCTAGTTTTTGGTGGTCTCGTGCATAGTTTAGTAGATTACTATCTAGCGTTTTATATTGCTAAGAGAACCGAACGCTTATTTCCATTACCAGTCTTTACAAATTCAAAATAAAACAAGGTGTGCTTGGGGCACACCTTGTTTTTATTTGTTTTCTGCTTCACGTTTTGCTTTTGCTTGATTTTCTAATTCAATAAATTTTGCTGCTTCGTCTTGAGCTATTTGATTACGACGGTCCATTTCTTCGACATCAAATGATAAATCAGTGTCTAAATCAACGACAAATTCAGCAAATTTTTTATCCAAATCATCTGTTTTATTATACTTAATTGCCATCTTATTTTCCTCCTCAAATAAGTTGTATTAGTTATACTATACAACGGACTAGGGTATAATGGAAGTAGGAGGAGATTTTTATGAGGAAAAGTTTAGAACAAGTCTATTTGATGATTCAGTTCAATAAACTTGAATCAATCGACGTCATAGAGTCTCACATCAAAGATTGGTTTTGGATGGGGAAAATTATTTCGGCAGGTGAGCCGTTAACATATCAAGAACTAGTGGATGACCACACGATTAATTATTCCGAAACCGCATTCTTACATAAGATAGTGTCGTGGTCAGAGGAAGCTGAAACCCATTTGATTGCGAAAAATACCCACTTATCTTGTGAATGTTATGTTGAAAACGGATATTTGGCCCAAACTATCTTGATGCCCTTCGAGCGTTTTCATGATGTGAAGCGTATTGTTGAAGATTATCTCGATCAAAAGATGCAGGAACAAGGTTTATATGCTTATATTCGTGATTACCAAGAGTATTTGAGTCATAATTTGTTTTATTTAGATGAGCGCAAGCAGTATTTAGTACATGATTTACCCAATTTACGACAAATGAAAAACGATCAGAGCGAAATTGTAATCGATTGCAGTCAGTTGTCAGGTTACGATTTAATGTTTGAAAAACTATGTTTAACCTCATGTTGGAAAATGTGGTTTAGTTCAAATTATTATCATTTGATTCCCAAGCAAGCCTTTTTAGATGTGCAACAAGTGGATCGAATTGATGTCCTTGATAATGAGGTGGTTAGAATTATGTTATTTGATTCACCTAACAATTGGCAGCTTCCTGCTAATCTTAGTTTTCAACGCTTGTTTCGTAAACAATTAGGGTTTGATCAAATAGAATGGATTAATGGGGTAGGGGTCTTAGAAGATCCATACGCTGAGTTTATCAAAGCACAGCATATGATTCAAATGATCCAATACCAAAACGAAAACATGCAGCCAGTTGCAAAAACTCAGGCTACACATTTTATTTCACGCCTGTTCAATTATTCCGAACATGTTTATTTAGAAGCAAGACGAAGTGGCCAATTGAATTATCAAGCATATTTTCCTTTTGAAACCATCGATACAAAAGAAAGTTTAGCCTATTGGTTACTTAACACTGAATATTGTTTGGATAATGGCGTAGAAGCTTTAACCTATTACATTGATTATTACTTACGAGCGCTAAGAAAACTAAGTAAACAAGATAATCGGCCGACGTTGTTGAGATTTTATTTACCTGAAAAAGCATTTAACCAGTTATCAGAGGATCAGCTAATCAATGCGTTACTAGATAAGCAGTACTTGGTTTATCCTGCTATCGATAAGAACCATTATTTAGTCGTTAAATATGGTCAAACCATTAGTGTTAGGTTTGATCAAGCGAACTATTTGAGAAGCGATGCTAAAAATTGGCGTCAGCCAGAAGAGAAGTTAGATGATGAAACGAAAGAGCGGTTTGAGGATAAAATTAAAGATTATTTTATGCGTAATCGAATAAAAAAAGAAGACTAGCTACTAAAGTTAAATAATAGAATCCCCGTGTGGTAATTAGCCTAATAACTGATTACCACACGGGGATTGTTTATTTTTTCTTAAGATAAGGTCTAGGACTGTACTGATTCATATCCAGTTCAGTGGGTTGTTGTGTGATGATTTGAGCCAACATTTTGCCAATCATCGGTCCAGTCGTTAAGCCAGACGAACCTAAGCCACTTGCGACTAGCAAGTTTTTTTCTCCAGGGACAAGCCCAAAAAATGGTAGAAAGTCAGACGTATAAGCACGTGTCCCGACACGAACTTCTTCGAGTTGAGCCATGGAGACTTCAGGTAAATAATGGTGCAAGTTTTCAAACATGCTAGTAGTTGCCTCAAGATTGACCGATAAATCAAAGCCTTCGTCATTTTCGTGAGTGGCACCAATTAAGAGTTTATCAGCCCCAATCGGGATAATATCGCCTTCACCTGTCGGAATGACCACTGGCAAATTTGAACGTAGATTACCATGATTAAAGACGAGTAGTTGGCCCTTTTGTGGACGCACGTCGACTTCAAAATTCAGGGGCTCAAGTAGTGAATTTAACCAGGGGCCCGCTGCTAAAATGACATAGTCGAAGCTAGCTTGTTTATTTTGATAGCTGAGTTGCCACTTCTCACCGATAGCTTTAAGGGTTGTGACACGTTCGGGAATAATAGTGCCACCATTTTGTTTAATACTCCTACCTAAAGCTTCAAGCAACGCGCGTCCATCGACACGTGCCCCGCCACTTAGATAGATGGCTTCATCCGTCGTTGTTAATTCGGGATAAAGTTGATTGATTTCCTCAGGTGTTACTTTTTTTACCTCACCAATTTCTGGTGATTCAGCTAGTCGCTTAGTGCCAATATCTAAAGTTTTATCCAACGTTTTAGGATTTTTTTTAAACATTAAACTACCGACTTGACGGTAAGAAACATCCGAAATCGTGTTTAATTCTGCTACTAAACTAGGGTAAAGTTTGGCCCCCATCCGTGCTAGGTGATACCAATTCTGATTACGTCGTTGTGATAACCACGGCGAGATAATACCCGCGCTAGCTCGTGTTGCTTGTCCTACTCCAGCGTCAAACACGGTCACATCAACGCCTGTCTTTGCTAAAAAATGAGCGGTCGTCTTACCGACAATTCCGCCTCCAATAATACCAACTTTCATTTTCTTACGTCTCACTTTCTTTTTCTAATGGTTCGACATGGATATCTGTATCAAATACATTATATTTGTCTGATAACAAATCTTCAATATGTTCAGTGATATCGTGACTTTCTTGAACTGAAATATTAGGATCCATGTAGACAACGACATCTAGAAAAATATTTGCGCCGTATGAACGTCCCTTTATATCTTTAACCCCTTTAACCCCTTCAATTTTTAAAATATCTTGTTTATATTTGCGCAATTCTTCGATTGAAAAACCATCTGATAAGCTGTAACTACTTTCTTTAAAAATATCAAAACCTGTTTTAATAATGACCAAGCCAATAATTAACGCCGTTACTCGGTCAATCCATATTAGATTAAAGGAAGCAGCAAATACCGCCACAGCGGTTCCAATACTAGTAATCGCATCTGATAGATTATCTTTTGCGGCGGCATCTAGCGCATGACTTTGGACTTTTTTTGCAAGGCGATGATTGTATAAGTAAACACCGAACATAAAGATAGCTGAGATGATGCCGACAATCGCGGCAATACTATCAGGAGCTTCAGTGTGCTTAGCGAAGAGATGAGTTAAGGCTTCAACAAATACTTGACCTCCCACCACAATCATGACAAGAGAAGTTAACAAACTCGCTAAACTTTCCATTTTCCAATGACCATAACGATGATCATCGTCAGCTGGTTTTCTAGCCAAGCGTAAGCCGATTAATACGGTAATCGACGCGATAATATCGGTCGCATTGTTTAAACCATCTGCGAAGAGAGCTTTTGAGTGCGTAAGATTTCCAATGACTAATTTACATAAGGCAACAATAATGTAAGCAATAATACTGACAATAGCCCCTCGTTCTGCCATTTTTAATTGATTTTCGCGTTCTTTTATCATCGTTTGAAACCCTACTTTCTGAAAAAAATTCATAAGAGAAATTATAGCAAAATAAAAATGCTATGACCATGTTTCAAGTGAACCGAAATAATTAGAAATATTTAACGAAAAAAATATTTGGATTTGTGATTTTACGTTGACAGTAAAAAAATGAAGTGGTATGATTGTTTCAATCATTGATAAATAAGTCTTTTTGGGTTTTTTGTTAGAATGGTATAGTTCGGTTTTTGGCTATATTTTTCAATGAAAAAAGATACGAGAAGGGAAATACATACAACAATGGATAAAAAAATTGCAGAGATTAAACAATTAGCTAAAGAAGAAGACGTTCATTTTTTACGTCTAATGTTTACAGACATCTTAGGTGTTATTAAAAACGTTGAGGTGCCAATTAGCCAGTTAGACAAAGTTTTAGAGAATAAAATGATGTTTGATGGTTCTTCAATTGAAGGTTTCGTACGTATTGAAGAAAGTGATATGTATTTATACCCTGATTTAGATACATGGTTAGTATTCCCTTGGGAGACAAGTCATGGAAAAGTCGCACGTTTAATCTGTGACGTTTACACACCTGATGGAGAGCCATTTGCGGGCGATCCTCGAGGTAATCTAAAACGTAACCTTAGTAAGATGAAAGAATTAGGTTTCACAGCGTTTAATTTAGGGGCTGAACCAGAATTCTTCCTATTCAAATTGGATGCTGATAACAAACCAACGCTAAACGTTAACGACGATGGTGGTTACTTTGATTTATCCCCAACTGATTTAGGTGAAAATTGCCGTCGTGAAATTGTATTAGAATTAGAAAAATTAGGTTTTGAAATCGAAGCATCACATCATGAATGTGCAACTGGACAACATGAAATTGACTTCAAATATGAAGATGTCTTAAAAGCATGTGATGAGATTCAAACGTTTAAATTAGTAGTAAAAACAATCGCTCGTAAACACGGGTTGCACGCAACCTTTATGCCAAAACCAATTCATGGTATTGCTGGTTCAGGAATGCACTGTAACATGTCATTATTTAAAAACGGCAAAAATGTGTTCTTTGATGAAAGCGATGAGCGTCAATTAAGTCAAACAGCTTATCACTTTTTAGCTGGTTTAATTGAGCATGCTCGTAGCTATACTGCTGTATGTAACCCATTAGTTAACTCATACAAACGTTTAGTTCCTGGTTACGAAGCGCCAGTTTATGTGGCTTGGAGTGGTCGTAACCGTTCACCATTAATTCGTATTCCAGCGTCACGCGGCATGTCAACACGTTTAGAATTACGTTCAGTTGATCCATCAGCGAACCCATACTTAGCAATGGCAGCTTTATTAGAAGCTGGATTAGACGGTATTCGTCGTGAATTAACGCCACCTGCTGAAGTAAATCAAAATATTTATGAGATGACACAAGAAGAACGTGTCGCTGCAGGTATTAAAGATTTACCTTCAACATTACATAATGCGGTAAAAGACTTCAAAAAAGATGACACAATGAAAGAGGCTTTAGGAGAGCATATCTTTGAAAGCTTCATTGCCTCAAAAGAACAAGAATGGGCAGATTACCGTGAACGCGTCACACAATGGGAAATCGATACTTACTTAACATTATACTAAACTATAGTTTTAGACCTTGAATTTTCAAGGTCTTTTTTTGTGTAATAAAAAACTGATTGATAATGATAATCGTAGTCGTTTCTGTTAACGCTAAAGCCTAGCATTTGTATAGTTATGGGGGTATAATAAATGTATGAATAAGTGTTCATGTATTGAGAATCATTCTTAATTAGCATGAATGTAAAGGAGGAGATTATTATGGAGCATAGCCACACTTCATCATGTCAACATGATCATAATCATGGGAAATTACCAGTCATTTTATTTTTTGTTGGTTTAGCTGTATTTGTGATGGCATTATTTTTTGAAAGTAGAAGTTTAACGCAAAATATTTTAATGACCTTCTCAATGATTCTAGCTGGGTATCACGTCATTGAAGAAGGGGTTGTTGATACGATTGAACACACCAAAGAAAAAGGAAAGTTTACGCCGAATGTCCATATCTTAATGACATTAGCGGCCGTTGGTGCGATGTTCATAGGAGATTTCTCTGAAGGTTCATTATTAATTTTGATTTTTGCAGGTTCACATTTTTTAGAAGACTACGCAGAAGGTAAAAGTAAAAAAGAAATTACTAATTTGATGAAATTAAATCCGACCGAGGCGCGCTTACTAGATAAAATG
This is a stretch of genomic DNA from Vagococcus zengguangii. It encodes these proteins:
- a CDS encoding acetyl-CoA carboxylase carboxyl transferase subunit alpha, which codes for MTNRKKANELVALARHPKRFTPLEYIEDIFDNFIEFHGDRYYGEDAAVVGGIAYLNEQPVTVIGIQKGRDLEENLKRNFGSPHPEGYRKALRLMKQAEKFNRPVITFINTPGAFCGIEAEERGEGEAIARNLYEMSDLKVPIISVFCGEGGSGGAIALGVADQVLMLEYSVYSILSPEGFASILWKDSSRASEAAEMMKLTSYDLAQLKVIDKIIPEQLEGKSIEQVTINTYLKHELLKSVQTLQNLAIDEMLEKRYQRFRQY
- the accB gene encoding acetyl-CoA carboxylase biotin carboxyl carrier protein, which encodes MNFSELKELLAQFDESSVRYIDLSNGDFHLVLNKDKAEFVAAAQNIASQAIATTPMEEKTVVETVSTAPVVERVVEEIDAASNTGHEITSPLVGVIYLKPAPDQPEFKQVGDQVKKGDVLCIVEAMKVMNEIVSDRDGVIGSVLVANESVVEYGQSLFTIQ
- a CDS encoding NAD(P)/FAD-dependent oxidoreductase, whose amino-acid sequence is MKVGIIGGGIVGKTTAHFLAKTGVDVTVFDAGVGQATRASAGIISPWLSQRRNQNWYHLARMGAKLYPSLVAELNTISDVSYRQVGSLMFKKNPKTLDKTLDIGTKRLAESPEIGEVKKVTPEEINQLYPELTTTDEAIYLSGGARVDGRALLEALGRSIKQNGGTIIPERVTTLKAIGEKWQLSYQNKQASFDYVILAAGPWLNSLLEPLNFEVDVRPQKGQLLVFNHGNLRSNLPVVIPTGEGDIIPIGADKLLIGATHENDEGFDLSVNLEATTSMFENLHHYLPEVSMAQLEEVRVGTRAYTSDFLPFFGLVPGEKNLLVASGLGSSGLTTGPMIGKMLAQIITQQPTELDMNQYSPRPYLKKK
- the accD gene encoding acetyl-CoA carboxylase, carboxyltransferase subunit beta, coding for MALFKKKQYIKLNPSPIVQEDNQPKPSVPNNLWEKCPSCKKIIYTKDLGPTKTCQNCGYCFRLSCRDRLFMTVDEGSFEEWDTDIVPVNPIGFPDYQEKVKQTQAKTGLHEAVMTGQALIEDQPVVIAVMDSQFIMGSMGHVVGEKITRAFERARDLNLPVVIFTASGGARMQEGIISLMQMAKISAAVKRHSESGLLYITVLTDPTTGGVTASFAMQGDIILAEPQATIGFAGRRVIEQTIRQELPEEFQKAEFLLEKGFVDKIVERHELRRTLAHLLAFHQGGPSV
- the accC gene encoding acetyl-CoA carboxylase biotin carboxylase subunit translates to MIKKVLIANRGEIAVRIIRTCRELGIQTVAVFSEADRYALHTELADEAVCIGPARSTDSYLNMENILSAAINLGADAIHPGFGFLAENSRFAEMCEACQIKFIGPKAQTIDEMGNKINARRLMIEAGVPVIPGSDGVIATVEEAEAIASQIGFPVMLKAAAGGGGKGIRKVLSEQELGAHFQSAQQEALAAFGNGDMYLEKIIYPAKHIEVQILGDQFGHIIHLGERDCSLQRNNQKVLEEAPAFSLPTDIREQIGQAAIKAAQAVRYENAGTIEFLVDEDNRFYFMEMNTRIQVEHPVTEMITGIDIVAQQLKIASGLELSIQQEDVHFQGHAIECRINAENPRFNFAPFPGPIKELILPGGGLGVRVDSAVYQGYTIPSYYDSMIAKVITHGKTREEALNKMHRALVELVIEGVLTNQEFQMDLISHPSIRQGLYTTAFLQETFLPEWLNVAEEE
- the glnA gene encoding type I glutamate--ammonia ligase produces the protein MDKKIAEIKQLAKEEDVHFLRLMFTDILGVIKNVEVPISQLDKVLENKMMFDGSSIEGFVRIEESDMYLYPDLDTWLVFPWETSHGKVARLICDVYTPDGEPFAGDPRGNLKRNLSKMKELGFTAFNLGAEPEFFLFKLDADNKPTLNVNDDGGYFDLSPTDLGENCRREIVLELEKLGFEIEASHHECATGQHEIDFKYEDVLKACDEIQTFKLVVKTIARKHGLHATFMPKPIHGIAGSGMHCNMSLFKNGKNVFFDESDERQLSQTAYHFLAGLIEHARSYTAVCNPLVNSYKRLVPGYEAPVYVAWSGRNRSPLIRIPASRGMSTRLELRSVDPSANPYLAMAALLEAGLDGIRRELTPPAEVNQNIYEMTQEERVAAGIKDLPSTLHNAVKDFKKDDTMKEALGEHIFESFIASKEQEWADYRERVTQWEIDTYLTLY
- the fabZ gene encoding 3-hydroxyacyl-ACP dehydratase FabZ, which translates into the protein MQLNVQEIMEIIPNRYPIMMVDRVLELEPGKHVVAIKNVTYNEHFFPGHFPGEPVMPGVLILEALAQTGSIPLLKSEEFEGQTGYLGGIDKVKFRQKVVPGDVLRMEMEIIKRKGNIGVGKATASVDGKVVCSALMTFIIGAK
- a CDS encoding SPJ_0845 family protein, whose translation is MAIKYNKTDDLDKKFAEFVVDLDTDLSFDVEEMDRRNQIAQDEAAKFIELENQAKAKREAENK
- a CDS encoding cation diffusion facilitator family transporter translates to MIKERENQLKMAERGAIVSIIAYIIVALCKLVIGNLTHSKALFADGLNNATDIIASITVLIGLRLARKPADDDHRYGHWKMESLASLLTSLVMIVVGGQVFVEALTHLFAKHTEAPDSIAAIVGIISAIFMFGVYLYNHRLAKKVQSHALDAAAKDNLSDAITSIGTAVAVFAASFNLIWIDRVTALIIGLVIIKTGFDIFKESSYSLSDGFSIEELRKYKQDILKIEGVKGVKDIKGRSYGANIFLDVVVYMDPNISVQESHDITEHIEDLLSDKYNVFDTDIHVEPLEKESET